GAGCCCGGCGGCGAACCTCTGCGCGTCGTCGCGCAGCGTGGCGCCGTCCTGCCTGCCTTCGAGCAGCGTCCGCGCGAAGGACGGCGCGCCCTCGTCCGCGGGTTTGTCTTGGGCGATCTCGCTTGTTTCGGGCGGGTTCGTGGGCGCGTCTGCTCGGGGCTCGGGCGGGGCGTCGCCCGTGAGGGCATCGACGTACGAGGCGTGGGCTTGCATGAATTCCTCCGGTGTGGCGGCCACGGGCCGCGCCAGACCTCCTTTTCGTATCCTCCCGGTTTGGCGCTCCTCTGCCGTCGCCGCGGAAGAGTCGTGGAGTGAATGCGACGAAATTGTGGCAGGGGTGGGTCGACGGTGATCCACCCTCCCGCCCCGGATCCGTTTGTCGGCCTGGGCCTTTCGCTGGTAGAACCGGGGCATGCACGTACTCGTGATTGGCGGGACGCGGTTCGTCGGGCCGCTCCTCGTGCACCGGCTCCTCGCCGCCGGGCACAGGGTGACCTTGTTCAATCGTGGCACGATCCCCGATCCTTTTGGCCCGCGGATCGAGCGGCTCGTGGGGGATCGCACGACGGCGGATCTGCCCCGGCTCCTGCAAAACCGGAGCTTCGACGCCGCGGTCGACTTTGCTGCCTATCACGGGCAGGACGCGCGCGGCGCGGTGGAGGCGCTCGGCGGCCGCGTGGGGCATTACGTGTTCATCAGCACGGGCCAGGTCTACCTCGTGCGCGCGGGCGCCCCGCGGCCCTCGCGGGAGAGCGATTACGAAGGCCCCGTGATGCCGCGACCCACGGACGAGGAAGAGCTCGGGAACTGGGAATACGGCACGGGCAAACGCGACTGCGAGGACGCGCTCGTCGAGGCCTTCCAGAAATCGCGGTTCCCCGCCACGCGTATCCGTATCCCCGTCGTCAACGGCGAGCGTGACCATTCTCGCCGGCTCGATCGTTATCTCTTCCGCCTCGTCGACGGCGGCCCGGTCCTCGTCCCGGACGGCGGGACGCACCCGGTTCGTCACGTGTATGCGGGCGAGGTCGCGCGGTTCCTCGCGGAGATCCTCGGCCGCGAGCAGACGTTCGGCGAAGCGTACAACGTCTCGCAGCGGGAGACGCCCTCCCTCGTGGAGCTGCTCGGCCTGCTCCAGGGGATGCTCGGATCGCGGGCCAGGTTCGCGGCCGTCGCGTCCTCGGACCTCGTCGCCGCGGGCCTCTCCGTCCGCGAGATTTCGCCCTTCAGCAGCAAATGGATGTCGATGCTGGATCCGTCGAAGGCCGAGGCCGAGCTCGGCTTCCGCCACGAGCCGCTCGTCACGTCGCTCGGCAAGATCGTGGCGAGCTTCCTCGCGTACGGGTATACGACGCCGCTCGAGGGTTACGAAGCGCGGTCGAAGGAGATCGAGCTCGCCGAGCGCTGGCTCAGCGTGCGTTCATGAACGACCTGCGACAATAAACGGCATGTTCGCCCACCCGGCCCGGCGGGCAAACGCGCGTCTTCGGCGCTCCGCCCGCGAGGTTCGTGGCGTCCGCCTCGCCGCGCTCGCGGCGCTGTGCCGGCGGCGCTGGATCGAGACGATTGCCTCGGTCGACCTGCGCGTCCCGTTTTCCTCCCGTGCCGACGCCGAGTCCGTTGAACCAGGCCGACGGGCGCACGCCCATGATCGGGTACGGATCGTACATGGCCGCGGGCAGCTCGTCTGCGTAATACGGCTCCGTTTTGATCGCCTCCGCGCGCTCCCCGGGCGGCGCCGGTTGTCTTGCGTCGTCGCGCGCCGGCCCCATCGTATCCTCTTCGCCAGGGTGACTCACCTTGCGCTCGCCGCCTCGCTCCTGCGTCGCGACTTCCCCAGGCACCGCGGCCACGAGCAATCGCCGCGCGGGCGCGAACTCTGCTTCGAGGTCCTCGGGCGAATGGCTCGACCCGGCGAGCGCCGCCCCTCCGAGCAAGAGCACATGCGCCGCCAGGGAGAGCGCGTGGCAAAACCAGGGGGCGAGCGGCTTCGAGGCGAGGACGGTGTCTTCCATGCGTGGATCCGGCGGCGAGGCTCGACGTGGACACCGAGGCGCGCCCCCGGTTCCCGCCATTCATCGCCGGCTGCGCTTGCGGATGGCGCCGGGGGAAGGGGGCCTTGACGTCCGCCTCCGGCCCGCGTTTCATGGGCTCCATGCCGTCGGGTGGGCCGAGGCTCTGCGTGCTCCACATCTCGGACCTGCATTTCTGTGCAGCCGAAGCGCGGGGTCACTACTGGAACACCGAGGCCACCGAGCTCGCCGTCGCGCCCCACAACCGCCGCGGCCTCGTCGGCAGCCTGCTCTACGACCTCCGCCACGAGGGCCTCGCCCCCGACCTCGTCGTCGTCTCCGGCGACCTGCTCGACCGCGGCAGCGAAACCGGCGTCGAGCCCGTGGTCACGTTCCTCCGCGCCCTCGCCGAGGGCCTCGGCCTGCCGGTCACGCGTATCGTGATCGCGCCCGGCAACCACGACGTCCTGCGCGACGGCGATCCTGCGAGCCGGTACGCCCTCTACGACCGCATCCGCGGCGGCGTCTACGGCGACGCGCGCCCGCCCTTCGTGGAGGGCACGCCGCCGCACCAGCGCGTCGATCATCACGTCTTCGAGGAGCTCGGCGTCGAGGTCGTCGCGTTCAACTCTTGCGAGGAGCTCGAGGCGAGCGCGCGGAAGGACCACGGCTCCGTCGGGGTCGGCCAGCGCGACCACGCCGACGGGATGCTCCGGCGCACGCGGGAAAAAAACTTGTTTCGTATCGCGGTCGTCCACCACCACCTGGAGAGCCCGGTGGGTATCGGGCGCACCGATTACAGCGTCATGACCGACGCGGGCGGCATGCGGCGCTGGCTCGCGCGCGAGCGATTCCACCTCGCGCTGCACGGCCACCAGCACGTCGATTGGCACGACGTACGCGAGCTCGACGGCTGGTTCCTGGCCATCGCCGCCGCGGCGAGCGCCGGCGTCGCCGAATACGGCCGCAAGGAGTGGGCGCTGCCCATTGCTTATCAGATCCTCGTCGTCGAGGGCCCCACGCGGGGCCGGCGCATTCGCCGCGAATACGACCCGCAGACCATGGAATGGGCCGACGCGGGCCGCGGCGAGGACACGCAGGCCCTGCGGTTCGGCCCTGCGGACGCGGCCGTCTCGTCGGGGCCGGCGCGCGAGGACAAACCGCCTCCGCCCGAGGAGCCCGCGCCGCCGAGCCTCACGCGCAAGGGCCGCATCGCCGTGAAGATCCAGCACCTCGAGCGCGCGATCGACTCGCACCGCACCACGCTGCGCGTGCAGCTCGTGAGCCTCGGCGCCGCGGTCGTCCTCGGGATCGCGCTCGCGGCGTATCTCTTCCGCATGTTGCCCCCGGTCCTCTCGGTATCGGGCGGGTTCGCGCTCCTCTTCGCGGGCTCGATCGGGCTGCCGATGCGGCTCGCGGCGTATCGCGAGGCGATCGACAAACTGCATTTCTTGAAAGACGGCTACCACCGCTGCGCGAGCCACCGCGACGACGAGCTCGTCCGGGTGCTCGACGAGCGATTCCACCGGCTCATTTGAGGGGCGAGCCATGAGCATGGACGACGAAAAAGAGAAACTGGAATCGGAGCTCTCGGCGCTCGACGAGCGCGCGCGCACGAGGCGCCAGCAGAGCATGCTCGTCACGATCGTCCCCGTCCTCCTGACGGCGCTCATCGTCGTGTATTTCGCGATCGACATCGCGAAGAAGAACATGGAGCTCTACGACGCGCGCAAGGCCAAGGAGGAGCTCGATCAGCGGCTCTCCGAGGGGCAGAGCAAGCTCGAGCAGGTCGAAAAATCGCGCAAGGCGCTGGAGGAGGAGACGCGCCGCCTCGAGGATCGCAAAAAAGACCTCGAGGCCTACCTGCGCAGCCAGCGGGCCGAGGCGCCTGCCGTCGCCGGGGCCGCGCGCGCCCCCGAGGCGCCCGAGAGCGTCGTGCTGAAGGAGGAGGGCGAGGTCCCCGAGGGATTGCGCCCGACGCCCCGCGCGAAGGTGATCACGCGCCCCGGCGTCCGCGCCTTGCCCATCTACGACGTCGTCCTCTCGCTCGACGTACCCGAGGCACAGAAGGACTCGATCAAGCGCGTCGTCTACGACCTGAACCCCGTCTTCTACATCTCGAAGCGCGAGCTCGTCGGCGGAGAGCCGCCCTCGTTCGAGGCCGCGGCCACGGTGTACGCGTGCAAATCGACCGTCATCGTCAAGATCGAGCTCGTGGACGGCTCCCGCCTGGAGCTCGACTACGACTGGTGCCGCGCCGAGGGCTGGCCCCAGAAGAGCCAGGAGAAGCAGATCGTCGTGCCGCAGAGCTTGCAAGAGGTCGAGAAAATGCTCAATCAGAGCCCGCTCGTCCCCCGGCCTCCCACGGCGCCGCCCCGCCCGCCTCGCTAGCCTCCAGCGATCTCCGCGAATCCACGATTGCGAGGGGTGACTTGTCGTCCGCGATGAAATCGTTACGTCGGGCGTGAATCGTCGCCGGCGCGCCGCGTCGAAGAGTCGCTGCCGACGCAATGGTGGCGTGGAGGTCATCGAAATGAAGAAGTACGCGACGATCCTGGCATTTTGTGCACCGCTGCTCGGGCCGGCGATGGAGGCACGAGCGGACGTCGGGATCGATGCGTCGCTCGATGCGTCGTTCCTCGGGAAAATGCAGATGAGGGCGCCGGCCCAGATGCAAGCGCAATGGGGGCCCGAGCAGACGCGGCCACCCGTCCAGGTGGCGCCCCCGGCGGAGCGGCCGTACGGCCGTCGCTCGACCCCGCGCCCGCAATATGGCCAGGCGCCCACGCCGAGGCGCCACATGGGCCAGTTCGCCCCGTATACCGAGCTCCGCATCGCCCCGGCTTACGGCGGGATCGCCTGGGTCTACGACGGCGACACCCTGGTCGGCTCGATCGAAGGGCGCCCCGGCACCGTGTTCGTCCCCGAGGGGCGCGCCTACGGCGTCGTCATGACCCGCGGAGGTCGCACGGTTTGGCAGGGCCAGGTCATGGCCACGCCGGGCCTCGTGGCCCTCTCCCTCGATCGGTCCGGCGCGCCCGTCGTGGAGCGCGCCCCGCCCCCGCCCTCGCAGCGCGCCTATCGATACGACCGCGGGCCCGCCCTCGATCAACCCCTCTCGGCGATCCAGTTCCGCTCCGCGATCGCAGACATGGAGGAGCTCCGCAACGAGCGGGCTCGCCTCTCCTTCCTCGCGGACGTCTTCGGCGACCGCGCCGTCACCGTGGGGCAAGCGCGTGATCTGCTGAATCGCTTCGCCTTCGAGGACACGCGCCTCCGGGCGCTCGACCTGCTCGCGCCGAGCCTCGTGGGCAGGGACGTCTCGCGCCTGCTCGGCAGCTTCGTCACGCCCGAAGGGCGCGCCGAGGCCGCGGAGATCCTCGGCCTGCCGTGACTACCCGCAAAAACCGCTCGACGTCCCGTCCGGCGGCACGCACGAGAGCCCGAGTGTCGCGCAATCGACCGTGACCCTCGATCCGCCCACGCAGGTCGAGATTTTGGTACCCTGACAAACGTCGATGTCGGGATCGAGCGGCGAGCACGCCTCCACGGGCCTCGCGCAGCGCGCGCCCGCCTCCTCCTCGACGCAATGGGCGCCCATCGACCCGCAATCGAACTCCGAGGCGAGCGAGCCGTCGCAGGCCCGCACCCGCGCCTCGTCGGGCGAGCAGGACGTCGCGCCCGGCTCGTCGCACGGGAACACCCCGTCCTCGGTCGCGCATTGCGCGTCCGCCCCCTCGGCGCCCTCGGGGCACGTCAGCCCCACGGTGTTGCAATCCTTCGCGACCTTGAGGTTCGTCGCCGGGTCACAACGCACGTACACCCCCGACGTGCAGCGCGGCGGCGCGGACGCGTCGGGCAGGCACCCGCTCAGCGCGCACCGCCCCTCGCTCGCGAGCCCGAGCCGGCACTCGCTGCCGGCCCCCCAGTGCGGGCTCGGGCAACGCTCGGCGTGGCGGCTCGCGCAATCGACGAGCATCCCCGCGGACGCGCACACGTCCCCGGCCACGCCCGCGCAACGCGTGTCCCCCTCGCCGAGCGGCTCGACGAAGGCGCACGCGAGCGCCTCCTCGCACCCGTTTGCCTCGCTCACGCAGCCGAGCAAGCTCGCCTGCGCCGCCATCCCGAACCGGCCCGGCGGCAGCGGACCCGAGAGCCATCCGAGGCACATCGAGTATCGCGTCGCGCTCGTCGGCACGCCGATCGAGCGCGCGATCGCCTCCGACAGCCGCGGACAACGAAAGACGAGGCTACACGCCCGCGCCCCCTCCTCGATCGAGAGGTAACCGGGCAGCGCCGTGGCCTCCGGGGGCACCGTGAGCCCGTCGAAGACCGTGCAGCCGAACAGGCCGAGGAGGAGGAGCCAAGCGAATCGTTTTCCCTGCATCACCGGCTCGTTTCGCCGATCTCCCTCGCGCGATACGGATTCGCGTGTAGATCCCAGCGCGGCGCGGGCGAAGCGCGGCGGCCTCCGCGCGTCGATCCCGACGGCGACCTCGAAGGCGGCTCGGCCTTCGCCGCACCCGCCGCTCGGCCCTTCGCCTCCACGCGGGGCGCGTTCGTCG
This genomic stretch from Polyangium spumosum harbors:
- a CDS encoding NAD-dependent epimerase/dehydratase family protein — translated: MHVLVIGGTRFVGPLLVHRLLAAGHRVTLFNRGTIPDPFGPRIERLVGDRTTADLPRLLQNRSFDAAVDFAAYHGQDARGAVEALGGRVGHYVFISTGQVYLVRAGAPRPSRESDYEGPVMPRPTDEEELGNWEYGTGKRDCEDALVEAFQKSRFPATRIRIPVVNGERDHSRRLDRYLFRLVDGGPVLVPDGGTHPVRHVYAGEVARFLAEILGREQTFGEAYNVSQRETPSLVELLGLLQGMLGSRARFAAVASSDLVAAGLSVREISPFSSKWMSMLDPSKAEAELGFRHEPLVTSLGKIVASFLAYGYTTPLEGYEARSKEIELAERWLSVRS
- a CDS encoding metallophosphoesterase, with amino-acid sequence MLHISDLHFCAAEARGHYWNTEATELAVAPHNRRGLVGSLLYDLRHEGLAPDLVVVSGDLLDRGSETGVEPVVTFLRALAEGLGLPVTRIVIAPGNHDVLRDGDPASRYALYDRIRGGVYGDARPPFVEGTPPHQRVDHHVFEELGVEVVAFNSCEELEASARKDHGSVGVGQRDHADGMLRRTREKNLFRIAVVHHHLESPVGIGRTDYSVMTDAGGMRRWLARERFHLALHGHQHVDWHDVRELDGWFLAIAAAASAGVAEYGRKEWALPIAYQILVVEGPTRGRRIRREYDPQTMEWADAGRGEDTQALRFGPADAAVSSGPAREDKPPPPEEPAPPSLTRKGRIAVKIQHLERAIDSHRTTLRVQLVSLGAAVVLGIALAAYLFRMLPPVLSVSGGFALLFAGSIGLPMRLAAYREAIDKLHFLKDGYHRCASHRDDELVRVLDERFHRLI
- a CDS encoding DUF4476 domain-containing protein, translating into MKKYATILAFCAPLLGPAMEARADVGIDASLDASFLGKMQMRAPAQMQAQWGPEQTRPPVQVAPPAERPYGRRSTPRPQYGQAPTPRRHMGQFAPYTELRIAPAYGGIAWVYDGDTLVGSIEGRPGTVFVPEGRAYGVVMTRGGRTVWQGQVMATPGLVALSLDRSGAPVVERAPPPPSQRAYRYDRGPALDQPLSAIQFRSAIADMEELRNERARLSFLADVFGDRAVTVGQARDLLNRFAFEDTRLRALDLLAPSLVGRDVSRLLGSFVTPEGRAEAAEILGLP